From the genome of Chania multitudinisentens RB-25, one region includes:
- a CDS encoding quinone oxidoreductase: protein MAKRIQFSATGGPEVLQYVDFTPVEPAVDEVQVENKAIGINFIDTYVRSGLYAPATFPSGLGTEAAGIVRKVGAGVSAVKPGDRVVYAQSALGAYSEIHNVPLEKLAILPDNLSFEQGAASFLKGLTVHYLLRQTYEIKPGEIFLFHAAAGGVGLIACQWAKALGAKLIGSVGSDEKAELAKRAGAWATINYHKEDIAQRVAELTNGEKVSVVYDSVGKSTWQDSLNSLKRRGLMVSFGNASGPVIGVDLALLNQKGSLYVTRPSLYGYITNRQELQSASNELFSLLGSGAIKIEVKEEQKFALADAQKAHQVLESRKTSGSSLLIPGL, encoded by the coding sequence ATGGCAAAACGTATTCAATTTTCCGCTACCGGCGGCCCGGAAGTATTGCAGTATGTTGATTTTACCCCTGTCGAGCCGGCAGTGGACGAGGTTCAGGTTGAAAACAAGGCTATAGGTATCAATTTTATCGATACTTACGTGCGCAGCGGTTTGTATGCACCTGCAACATTTCCGAGCGGCCTGGGCACCGAAGCGGCTGGCATAGTACGCAAAGTGGGAGCAGGCGTCAGTGCGGTGAAACCGGGCGATCGCGTGGTTTACGCCCAATCAGCGTTGGGAGCCTACAGTGAGATCCACAATGTCCCGTTGGAAAAGCTGGCGATCCTGCCGGATAACCTGAGCTTTGAACAGGGAGCCGCCTCTTTCCTCAAAGGCCTGACCGTACATTATCTGCTGCGCCAGACCTATGAGATCAAACCCGGTGAAATCTTCCTGTTCCATGCCGCCGCCGGTGGCGTTGGGCTGATCGCCTGCCAGTGGGCGAAAGCCTTGGGTGCCAAACTGATCGGCAGCGTTGGTTCTGACGAAAAAGCGGAGCTGGCCAAGCGCGCCGGAGCCTGGGCAACCATCAACTACCACAAGGAGGACATCGCCCAACGCGTAGCGGAACTGACCAACGGCGAAAAAGTCAGCGTGGTATATGATTCAGTGGGTAAAAGCACCTGGCAGGACTCCCTGAACAGCCTGAAACGCCGTGGTTTAATGGTCAGTTTCGGCAATGCTTCCGGCCCGGTTATCGGGGTCGATCTGGCACTGCTGAACCAGAAAGGTTCTCTGTATGTCACTCGTCCTTCGCTCTACGGCTACATCACCAATCGCCAAGAATTGCAATCCGCCAGTAACGAATTGTTCTCATTACTCGGCAGTGGTGCGATCAAGATCGAAGTAAAAGAGGAGCAGAAATTTGCTCTAGCTGATGCGCAAAAGGCCCATCAGGTACTGGAAAGCCGCAAAACCAGTGGTTCCAGCCTGCTGATTCCCGGGCTGTAA
- the dnaB gene encoding replicative DNA helicase, protein MAGKKPTNKTNANEPRDRQMEGLKMPPHSLEAEQSVLGGLMLDNERWDNVSERVVANDFFSRPHRMIFTEMQRLLEMNRPIDLITLSESLEQKGELESVGGFAYLAELSKNTPSAANIAAYADIVRERAVVREMISVANEIADAGYDPQGRSSEDLLDLAESRVFQIAENRASKDEGPKGIERILEDTVARIEQLYQRPHDGVTGVSTGYGDLDKKTAGLQKSDLIIVAARPSMGKTTFAMNLCENAAMMQDKPVLIFSLEMPGNQIMMRMLASLSRVDQTRIRTGQLDDEDWARISSTMGILLEKRNMYIDDSSGLTPTEVRSRARRVFREHDGLSLIMIDYLQLMRVPALSDNRTLEIAEISRSLKALAKELQVPVVALSQLNRSLEQRADKRPVNSDLRESGSIEQDADLIMFIYRDEVYHENSDLKGVAEIILGKQRNGPIGTVRLTFNGQWSRFDNYAGPQYDDE, encoded by the coding sequence ATGGCAGGAAAAAAACCAACCAACAAAACAAACGCGAACGAGCCCAGAGACCGCCAAATGGAAGGGCTGAAGATGCCACCGCATTCGTTGGAGGCGGAACAGTCCGTGTTGGGCGGTTTGATGCTGGATAACGAACGTTGGGATAACGTGTCGGAACGTGTGGTTGCCAACGACTTCTTCAGCCGCCCGCACCGGATGATATTTACCGAAATGCAGCGTTTGCTGGAAATGAATCGGCCTATCGACCTGATTACCCTGTCCGAATCTCTGGAACAGAAAGGTGAACTGGAGTCGGTCGGTGGTTTTGCTTATCTGGCTGAGCTGTCAAAAAATACCCCCAGTGCGGCCAATATCGCGGCGTATGCCGATATCGTGCGTGAACGTGCGGTAGTGCGTGAGATGATCTCCGTTGCTAATGAAATCGCCGACGCGGGTTACGATCCACAAGGGCGCAGCAGTGAAGATCTGCTTGATCTGGCTGAGTCTCGCGTCTTCCAGATTGCGGAAAACCGGGCCAGCAAAGATGAAGGCCCAAAAGGCATTGAACGTATTCTGGAAGATACCGTTGCCCGCATTGAGCAACTCTATCAGCGCCCGCATGATGGTGTGACCGGGGTTTCTACCGGTTATGGTGATTTAGACAAGAAAACGGCTGGCCTGCAAAAATCGGATCTGATCATTGTCGCCGCTCGTCCATCAATGGGGAAAACCACCTTTGCGATGAACCTGTGTGAAAACGCCGCGATGATGCAGGATAAACCGGTGCTGATTTTCAGCCTCGAAATGCCCGGCAACCAGATCATGATGCGTATGCTGGCTTCGCTGTCGCGCGTGGATCAAACCCGCATTCGTACCGGCCAGCTTGACGACGAAGATTGGGCACGCATTTCCAGCACCATGGGGATTCTGCTGGAGAAGCGCAATATGTATATTGACGACTCCTCGGGCCTGACGCCTACCGAAGTGCGCTCCCGCGCGCGCCGTGTCTTTCGCGAGCATGATGGGCTGAGCCTGATCATGATCGACTACCTGCAACTGATGCGTGTACCAGCATTGTCCGACAACCGCACGTTGGAAATTGCCGAAATCTCCCGCTCGCTGAAAGCGTTGGCGAAAGAGTTGCAGGTGCCGGTGGTGGCGCTGTCGCAGTTGAACCGCAGCCTGGAACAGCGTGCTGATAAACGCCCGGTTAACTCTGATTTGCGTGAATCCGGCTCTATCGAACAGGATGCGGATCTGATCATGTTTATCTACCGTGATGAGGTTTATCACGAAAACAGCGATCTGAAAGGAGTAGCTGAAATTATTCTGGGCAAGCAGCGTAATGGCCCGATCGGTACAGTGCGCCTGACCTTTAACGGCCAATGGTCGCGTTTTGATAACTACGCCGGGCCGCAATATGATGACGAATAA
- the alr gene encoding alanine racemase, giving the protein MKAATAVIDRRALRHNLQQVRRLAPQSRLIAVVKANAYGHGLLETAHALQDADCYGVARIGEAVKLRSGGIVKPILLLEGFFCAEDLPTLVVNNIETAVHSLEQLEALEQVELAHPVRVWMKLDTGMHRLGVRPEQAEAFYQRLSACRNVVQPVNIMSHFSRADEPQVDVTSKQIRCFERFADDKPGQKSIAASGGILLWPQAHRDWVRPGIILYGVSPMDNPRAGYFGLQPAMTLKSSLIAVREHKAGEPVGYGGIWVSERDTRLGVVAMGYGDGYPRSAPSGTPIWVNGREVPIVGRVSMDMISVDLGPNATDKVGDEVVLWGNELPVERVAACSGISAYELITKLTQRVEMEYIGE; this is encoded by the coding sequence ATGAAAGCGGCAACCGCTGTTATTGATCGCCGGGCTCTGCGACATAATCTGCAACAGGTGCGCCGTTTGGCCCCGCAAAGCCGCCTGATTGCCGTGGTGAAAGCGAACGCTTATGGACATGGCCTGTTGGAAACGGCTCATGCCCTGCAAGATGCTGATTGCTACGGCGTAGCCCGTATCGGTGAGGCCGTGAAATTGCGTTCAGGTGGGATCGTCAAACCGATTCTGCTGTTGGAAGGCTTCTTCTGTGCGGAAGATTTACCGACGCTGGTGGTAAATAACATTGAAACTGCCGTACATAGCCTTGAACAGCTTGAAGCGTTGGAGCAGGTTGAACTGGCGCACCCGGTGCGGGTGTGGATGAAGCTGGATACCGGAATGCATCGCCTGGGGGTGCGCCCTGAGCAGGCAGAGGCGTTTTATCAACGCCTGAGTGCCTGCCGCAATGTGGTGCAGCCAGTCAATATCATGAGTCACTTCAGCCGTGCGGATGAACCGCAGGTGGATGTGACATCAAAGCAAATCCGTTGTTTCGAACGCTTTGCCGATGATAAACCGGGCCAGAAATCGATCGCGGCATCTGGTGGGATCTTGCTGTGGCCGCAAGCGCATCGTGATTGGGTACGACCAGGAATTATTCTGTACGGCGTTTCGCCAATGGATAATCCGCGTGCCGGCTACTTTGGTCTGCAACCGGCGATGACGCTGAAATCCAGCCTGATTGCGGTACGCGAGCATAAGGCTGGTGAACCGGTGGGTTACGGTGGAATCTGGGTGAGCGAGCGCGATACCCGCTTGGGCGTGGTAGCCATGGGTTATGGTGATGGCTATCCGCGCAGTGCGCCCTCTGGCACGCCGATATGGGTGAATGGCCGCGAAGTGCCAATTGTTGGCCGTGTTTCCATGGATATGATTTCAGTCGATCTAGGGCCAAATGCGACTGATAAAGTGGGCGATGAAGTGGTGCTGTGGGGCAACGAACTGCCGGTTGAGCGGGTTGCGGCCTGTAGTGGCATCAGCGCTTATGAGTTGATTACCAAGCTCACTCAGCGGGTAGAGATGGAATATATCGGCGAGTAA
- a CDS encoding transporter substrate-binding domain-containing protein, producing the protein MKKILPLALLVAGSASAQSHLDKVLQQKTLEVCTTGDYKPYTFQKEDGSYEGIDIDMAESLAKSLDAKVKWVKTSWKTLLPDFVSGKCDIAMGGISVTLPRQRQVFFAERLDTDGKIPLVRCSDIKKYRTIEQINKASVRVIEPAGGTNEAFVRAYLPKVNLTLSHDNMGIFQQLVDRKADVMITDASEALYQQKRYPKLCAINPDKPMQYGEKAYMLPRDDMSWKLYVDQWLHLSKATGEYQKIIAQWLAVKK; encoded by the coding sequence ATGAAAAAAATATTGCCTCTCGCTTTGCTGGTGGCTGGAAGCGCCAGTGCTCAATCACATCTGGATAAAGTGCTACAGCAAAAAACGCTCGAAGTCTGTACCACCGGCGACTACAAGCCTTACACCTTCCAAAAAGAGGACGGTAGTTACGAAGGCATTGATATCGATATGGCGGAATCGCTGGCCAAAAGCCTGGATGCCAAAGTGAAATGGGTGAAAACCAGTTGGAAAACCCTGCTACCGGATTTTGTTTCTGGGAAATGTGACATCGCTATGGGTGGCATCTCGGTAACGTTGCCGCGCCAAAGGCAAGTATTTTTCGCTGAACGGCTGGATACCGATGGCAAGATCCCACTGGTACGCTGTAGCGACATCAAGAAATATCGCACGATTGAGCAGATCAACAAGGCTTCGGTACGGGTGATTGAGCCCGCTGGCGGCACCAACGAAGCCTTTGTTCGTGCCTATTTGCCAAAGGTTAATCTGACGTTATCGCACGATAATATGGGGATTTTCCAACAGTTGGTGGATCGCAAGGCAGACGTGATGATTACCGATGCCTCAGAAGCGTTGTATCAGCAGAAACGCTACCCGAAACTCTGTGCGATAAACCCGGATAAACCCATGCAATATGGCGAAAAGGCTTATATGCTGCCGCGTGATGATATGAGTTGGAAACTGTATGTGGATCAGTGGCTGCATTTGAGTAAAGCTACCGGGGAATACCAGAAGATTATCGCTCAGTGGCTGGCGGTGAAGAAGTAA
- a CDS encoding Lrp/AsnC family transcriptional regulator produces the protein MYNIDDFDMKILTLLQANGRLTNQELSELVGLSASQCSRRRISLEQAQLIKGYHARLAPEAIGLGLVSLIEVSLVTHTQEQIDSFHQMLEKVDAILDAYKTTGDADYLLKVAVADLPALSDFISQTLSRHSSVAHIKTAVVLNRIKENGLLPLVK, from the coding sequence ATGTACAACATTGACGATTTTGATATGAAAATTCTGACATTGTTACAGGCTAATGGTCGCCTGACGAATCAGGAATTGAGCGAACTGGTCGGGCTTTCAGCCTCTCAATGTTCGCGCCGCCGTATCAGCTTGGAACAGGCCCAACTGATTAAAGGGTATCATGCACGGTTGGCACCGGAGGCGATCGGGCTTGGCTTGGTGAGCCTGATTGAAGTCAGCCTGGTCACCCATACGCAAGAGCAGATCGACAGCTTTCATCAGATGCTGGAAAAGGTGGACGCTATTCTTGACGCTTACAAAACCACCGGCGATGCTGACTACCTGCTGAAAGTCGCGGTGGCCGATTTGCCTGCGCTCAGTGACTTCATCAGCCAAACGCTTTCACGGCATAGCAGTGTCGCGCATATCAAAACGGCGGTAGTGCTTAACCGTATCAAAGAGAACGGCTTATTACCGTTGGTAAAATAA
- a CDS encoding amino acid aminotransferase gives MFQNVDAYAGDPILSLMEKFKKDPRPHKVNLSIGLYYNEQGIIPQMQAVAAAEAQLNSVAQGASVYLPMEGLQPYRSAIQQLLFGADHPMLQQGRIATIQTVGGSGALKVGADFLKRYFPDSEVWVSDPTWENHVAIFGGAGFKVHTYPYFDGENLGVKFNAMLSALKALPAKSIALLHPCCHNPTGSDLTAEQWDQVVAAIAERELIPFLDIAYQGFGGGMEQDAYAIRAIAAAGLPCLVSNSFSKIFSLYGERVGGLSVVCESSEAAERVLGQLKATVRRNYSSPPNFGAQVVAKVLNDAQLKAQWLAEVETMRTRILEMRQVLVETLKNAVPQRNFSYLLEQRGMFSYTGFSAEQVDRLRDEFGVYLIHSGRMCVAGLNHHNVRQVAEAFAAVQ, from the coding sequence GTGTTCCAGAATGTTGATGCTTATGCCGGTGACCCGATTCTGTCGCTGATGGAAAAATTCAAAAAAGATCCTCGGCCGCACAAAGTAAACCTGAGTATCGGTCTTTACTATAACGAGCAAGGCATCATCCCACAGATGCAGGCAGTGGCCGCCGCAGAGGCACAGCTTAACAGTGTTGCACAAGGCGCTTCGGTTTATCTGCCGATGGAAGGCCTGCAACCCTATCGCAGCGCGATCCAGCAATTGCTGTTTGGTGCCGATCATCCGATGTTGCAGCAGGGGCGGATTGCCACTATTCAAACCGTGGGTGGCTCTGGCGCGCTGAAAGTAGGTGCTGATTTCTTGAAACGCTATTTTCCGGATTCTGAGGTATGGGTGAGCGATCCGACCTGGGAAAACCACGTTGCCATTTTTGGCGGTGCCGGTTTCAAGGTGCATACCTACCCGTACTTTGACGGTGAGAATCTGGGGGTGAAATTTAACGCGATGCTGAGTGCCTTGAAAGCGCTGCCAGCCAAGAGCATCGCGCTGCTACACCCTTGCTGCCACAACCCGACCGGTTCCGATCTCACCGCAGAACAGTGGGATCAGGTGGTGGCCGCGATCGCCGAACGTGAATTGATCCCGTTTCTGGATATTGCCTATCAGGGTTTTGGTGGCGGCATGGAACAGGATGCTTACGCCATTCGCGCCATTGCGGCGGCGGGCTTGCCGTGTTTGGTGAGCAACTCGTTTTCAAAAATTTTCTCGCTGTACGGTGAGCGCGTTGGTGGGCTTTCCGTGGTGTGCGAAAGCAGTGAAGCTGCCGAACGTGTATTGGGCCAATTGAAAGCCACCGTGCGGCGTAACTACTCCAGCCCGCCAAACTTTGGTGCGCAGGTGGTAGCCAAAGTATTGAATGATGCGCAACTGAAAGCGCAGTGGCTGGCAGAAGTGGAAACCATGCGCACCCGTATCCTTGAGATGCGCCAAGTGTTGGTGGAGACGCTGAAAAACGCCGTGCCGCAGCGTAACTTTAGCTACCTGCTGGAGCAGCGCGGCATGTTCAGCTATACCGGTTTCAGTGCGGAACAGGTTGATCGCCTGCGTGATGAATTCGGCGTTTATCTGATCCACAGTGGCCGCATGTGTGTGGCGGGGCTGAACCACCATAACGTTCGTCAGGTAGCTGAGGCGTTTGCTGCCGTGCAGTGA
- a CDS encoding MmcQ/YjbR family DNA-binding protein, which translates to MDKQQLLDYCLMKPGSEQDYQSDWQADRVRVAEKMFALIGEAYGRPVISLKCGIELAEQLRDRHAEIIPGYYLNKAHWNSVYLDGALPDSQFYQLIDISYQLVVAGLSKKKRQELGI; encoded by the coding sequence GTGGATAAACAGCAACTGCTTGATTACTGCCTGATGAAACCGGGCAGTGAACAGGATTATCAGAGTGACTGGCAGGCTGATCGGGTCAGAGTTGCCGAAAAAATGTTTGCACTCATTGGTGAAGCCTATGGTCGGCCTGTGATCTCGCTAAAATGTGGGATAGAACTCGCGGAACAGCTGCGCGATCGGCATGCAGAAATTATCCCCGGTTATTATTTAAATAAAGCGCATTGGAACAGTGTTTACCTGGATGGTGCTTTGCCGGATTCACAGTTTTATCAGTTGATTGATATTTCATATCAATTAGTGGTGGCTGGGTTATCGAAGAAAAAGCGCCAGGAATTGGGTATCTGA
- the uvrA gene encoding excinuclease ABC subunit UvrA, with amino-acid sequence MDNIEVRGARTHNLKNINLIIPRDKLIVVTGLSGSGKSSLAFDTLYAEGQRRYVESLSAYARQFLSLMEKPDVDHIEGLSPAISIEQKSTSHNPRSTVGTITEIHDYLRLLFARVGEPRCPDHHVPLAAQTVSQMVDNVLNQPEGKRLMLLAPVVKDRKGEHTKTLENLATQGYIRARIDGEVCDLSDPPKLELQKKHTIEVVVDRFKVRDDLAQRLAESFETALELSGGTAVVADMDDTKAEELLFSANFACPVCGYSMSELEPRLFSFNNPAGACPTCDGLGVQQFFDPERVVQNPELSLAGGAIRGWDRRNFYYFQMLRSLAEHYQFDVEVPFNSLSANVQKAVLSGSGKESIEFKYTNDRGDTTVRRHPFEGVLHNMERRYKETESSAVREELAKFISNRPCASCHGTRLREEARNVFVEDTTLPEISDLSIGHAMTFFQNMKLSGQRAKIAEKVLKEIGDRLKFLVNVGLNYLSLSRSAETLSGGEAQRIRLASQIGAGLVGVMYVLDEPSIGLHQRDNERLLETLIHLRNLGNTVIVVEHDEDAIRAADHVIDIGPGAGVHGGQIVAEGTVDDIMAQPESLTGQFLSGKREIAIPAERVPADPTKVLKLSGARGNNLKDVTLTLPVGLFTCITGVSGSGKSTLINDTLFPIAQRQLNGATIAEPAPYREVAGLEHFDKVIDIDQSPIGRTPRSNPATYTGIFTPVRELFAGVPESRSRGYTPGRFSFNVKGGRCEACQGDGVIKVEMHFLPDIYVPCDQCKGKRYNRETLEVKYKGKNIHEVLEMTIEEARDFFDAVPALARKLQTLMEVGLSYIRLGQSATTLSGGEAQRVKLARELSKRGTGQTLYILDEPTTGLHFADIQQLLAVLHQLRDQGNTIVVIEHNLDVIKTADWIVDLGPEGGSGGGEILVAGTPDTVANCKESHTARFLKPILNKK; translated from the coding sequence ATGGACAATATTGAAGTTCGTGGTGCTCGAACCCATAATCTCAAAAATATCAACCTGATTATCCCGCGTGACAAGCTGATTGTCGTCACTGGTTTGTCGGGCTCCGGCAAATCTTCACTGGCCTTTGATACGCTGTATGCTGAAGGGCAGCGGCGCTATGTTGAATCGCTTTCTGCCTACGCACGCCAGTTCCTTTCACTGATGGAAAAACCAGACGTTGACCATATTGAAGGTTTGTCACCGGCCATTTCCATTGAGCAGAAATCCACCTCACATAACCCGCGTTCTACCGTCGGCACCATTACCGAGATCCACGATTATCTGCGCCTGCTGTTTGCCCGCGTCGGCGAACCGCGTTGCCCTGATCATCATGTTCCATTGGCGGCCCAGACGGTCAGCCAGATGGTGGATAACGTGCTCAATCAGCCAGAAGGCAAACGTCTGATGCTGCTGGCTCCGGTGGTGAAAGATCGTAAGGGCGAGCACACCAAGACGCTGGAGAACCTGGCAACCCAGGGATATATCCGGGCGCGTATCGACGGCGAAGTGTGCGATCTTTCCGATCCTCCGAAACTGGAACTGCAAAAGAAGCACACCATTGAAGTGGTAGTGGATCGCTTCAAGGTGCGTGACGATCTGGCACAGCGCTTGGCCGAGTCGTTTGAAACCGCGCTGGAGCTTTCCGGTGGCACGGCGGTAGTTGCCGATATGGACGATACGAAAGCAGAAGAGTTGCTGTTTTCTGCCAATTTTGCCTGCCCGGTCTGCGGCTATAGCATGAGTGAATTGGAACCGCGCCTGTTCTCATTCAACAATCCGGCGGGTGCCTGCCCAACCTGCGACGGGCTGGGCGTACAGCAGTTCTTCGATCCAGAACGTGTGGTGCAAAATCCCGAACTTTCGCTGGCGGGCGGCGCTATCCGTGGCTGGGATCGCCGTAATTTCTATTACTTCCAGATGCTGCGCTCGCTGGCAGAACATTATCAATTCGATGTGGAAGTGCCGTTTAACAGCCTGAGTGCTAACGTGCAGAAAGCGGTACTCAGTGGCTCAGGCAAAGAGTCCATCGAATTCAAATACACCAACGATCGCGGTGACACCACCGTGCGCCGCCATCCGTTCGAAGGCGTTCTGCACAATATGGAACGCCGTTACAAAGAAACCGAATCCAGCGCAGTGCGCGAAGAACTGGCGAAATTTATCAGCAATCGCCCTTGCGCCTCATGCCACGGCACCCGTTTACGCGAAGAAGCCCGCAACGTGTTTGTAGAAGACACCACGTTGCCAGAGATTTCCGATCTCAGCATCGGTCATGCCATGACGTTCTTCCAGAATATGAAATTGAGCGGCCAACGCGCCAAGATTGCTGAAAAAGTCTTAAAAGAGATTGGCGATCGCCTGAAATTCCTGGTTAATGTCGGGCTGAACTATCTTTCGTTATCACGATCGGCAGAAACATTGTCCGGTGGTGAAGCGCAGCGTATCCGCCTGGCCAGCCAGATCGGTGCTGGTTTGGTCGGGGTAATGTATGTGCTGGATGAGCCCTCGATCGGCTTGCATCAGCGCGATAACGAACGTCTGCTGGAAACGCTGATCCACCTGCGTAACCTGGGCAACACGGTGATCGTGGTCGAACATGACGAAGATGCGATCCGCGCAGCTGATCATGTGATCGATATCGGCCCCGGTGCCGGTGTACATGGTGGGCAGATCGTGGCGGAAGGCACCGTTGACGATATCATGGCCCAGCCGGAATCCCTGACCGGCCAGTTCCTCAGCGGCAAGCGTGAAATTGCGATCCCGGCTGAACGCGTGCCCGCAGACCCGACCAAGGTTCTGAAACTGAGTGGCGCCCGCGGTAACAACCTGAAAGACGTGACGCTGACGCTGCCCGTTGGGTTGTTTACCTGCATTACCGGGGTTTCCGGCTCCGGTAAATCCACGCTAATCAACGATACTTTGTTCCCGATCGCCCAACGTCAGTTAAATGGTGCAACTATCGCTGAACCTGCACCTTACCGCGAAGTGGCGGGACTGGAGCATTTCGACAAGGTGATCGATATCGATCAGAGCCCGATTGGCCGGACGCCGCGCTCTAACCCTGCCACCTATACCGGCATCTTTACGCCAGTGCGTGAGCTGTTTGCCGGGGTGCCAGAATCACGCAGCCGTGGTTACACGCCCGGCCGTTTCAGCTTTAACGTCAAAGGTGGCCGCTGCGAAGCCTGCCAGGGTGATGGCGTGATCAAAGTGGAAATGCACTTTCTGCCGGATATCTATGTGCCTTGCGACCAATGCAAAGGCAAGCGTTATAACCGCGAAACGCTGGAAGTAAAATACAAAGGCAAGAACATCCACGAAGTGCTGGAGATGACGATTGAAGAAGCCCGCGATTTCTTTGATGCAGTGCCAGCCTTAGCGCGCAAGCTGCAAACGCTGATGGAAGTCGGGCTTTCCTATATTCGTTTAGGCCAGTCGGCCACCACCCTTTCCGGTGGCGAAGCGCAACGCGTGAAGCTGGCGCGTGAATTATCGAAACGCGGCACCGGCCAGACGTTGTACATCCTTGATGAGCCAACCACTGGGCTGCACTTTGCCGATATCCAACAGTTGCTGGCCGTGTTGCACCAGTTGCGCGATCAGGGCAACACCATCGTGGTGATTGAACACAACCTGGACGTGATCAAAACGGCGGATTGGATCGTCGATCTGGGGCCGGAAGGGGGCAGTGGCGGTGGCGAAATCCTGGTGGCAGGTACACCAGACACCGTAGCCAACTGCAAAGAATCGCATACCGCGCGCTTCTTGAAGCCCATACTGAATAAAAAGTAA
- the ssb1 gene encoding single-stranded DNA-binding protein SSB1 — protein MASRGVNKVILVGNLGQDPEVRYMPNGGAVANITLATSESWRDKVTGEQKEKTEWHRVVLFGKLAEVAGEYLRKGSQVYIEGSLQTRKWTDQAGVEKYTTEIVVNVGGTMQMLGGRQGGGAPASGGQPAGGQQGGWGQPQQPQGGNQFSGGQQASTRPAQNSAPAPSNEPPMDFDDDIPF, from the coding sequence ATGGCCAGCAGAGGCGTAAACAAAGTAATTCTGGTCGGGAATCTGGGCCAAGACCCTGAGGTCCGTTATATGCCTAATGGTGGCGCAGTTGCCAACATTACCCTGGCGACCTCTGAAAGCTGGCGTGACAAAGTGACTGGCGAGCAGAAAGAAAAAACGGAATGGCATCGCGTGGTGTTGTTCGGCAAGCTGGCAGAGGTGGCGGGTGAATACCTGCGTAAAGGTTCTCAGGTTTACATCGAAGGCTCTTTGCAGACCCGTAAGTGGACCGATCAGGCTGGCGTAGAAAAATATACCACCGAAATCGTGGTTAACGTGGGTGGCACCATGCAGATGTTGGGTGGCCGCCAAGGCGGTGGTGCTCCTGCCAGTGGGGGGCAACCAGCCGGCGGCCAGCAGGGGGGTTGGGGGCAACCTCAGCAGCCACAGGGCGGCAACCAGTTCAGCGGTGGCCAACAGGCTTCGACCAGGCCTGCACAAAACAGTGCGCCAGCGCCCAGCAATGAACCCCCGATGGATTTTGACGACGATATTCCTTTTTGA